Proteins encoded together in one Camelina sativa cultivar DH55 chromosome 9, Cs, whole genome shotgun sequence window:
- the LOC104713580 gene encoding uncharacterized protein LOC104713580 isoform X1 has translation MAAISSSVQCLFSRNSHHLLQREQSGSLCRLGGSRVFVSSSIWKLSLFSGVDSKRRRTLICAVKGDPEEAFKKTVEIDRMIDALRDANPREVEKLVLENILAFDEGFWIRLAARSDTCKSDDDKKDYEELATTVMTIVDCVVNKTREKIETSTDILKGILRPAIDGVEEISWPPRDPEAINLMEKEIIQREKEGQLDEGFLSEVSAQLRQAKEDRDKPGLLAMLQKVLQLYSATILSKRSYAKKGNEVVKAEHFLETLIKAPEEQWNKLFVDGLTIGKGDITPDELSAVIKKRIERTLIRTEGGSYQQRILTEYLKGIESRAYEIMKLLQG, from the exons AG AGTGGGTCGCTTTGTAGATTGGGTGgttctagggtttttgtatcTTCAAGTATATGGAAGCTTTCTCTGTTCTCTGGAGTCGATTCGAAGCGAAG GAGAACTTTGATCTGTGCAGTCAAGGGAGATCCAGAAGAAGCGTTTAAGAAGACTGTCGAAATCGATAGGATGATTGATGCTCTTAGAGATGCAAACCCTAGAGAA GTTgagaagcttgttcttgaaaatatacTTGCTTTTGATGAGGGTTTTTGGATAAGACTTGCGGCTAGGTCTGATACATGCAAATCAGATGATGACAAG AAGGACTATGAGGAGTTAGCTACAACTGTGATGACTATAGTTGACTGCGTTGTGAATAAGACTCgg GAAAAGATAGAAACGTCTACTGATATTCTGAAAGGGATTCTAAGACCTGCTATAGATGGAGTGGAAGAGATTTCATGGCCTCCTAGAGACCCTGAAGCCATCAATCTAATGGAAAag GAAATAATACAAAGGGAAAAAGAAGGGCAATTAGATGAAGGATTTCTTTCAGAAGTTAGTGCTCAACTCCGGCAG GCAAAAGAAGATAGAGACAAACCAGGGCTATTAGCTATGCTGCAAAAAGTTCTTCAACTCTATTCTGCCACCATTCTCTCCAAGCGTAGCTATGCAAAGAAAG GGAACGAAGTTGTAAAAGCCGAGCATTTTCTCGAAACTCTGATAAAAG CTCCTGAGGAACAATGGAACAAGCTTTTCGTAGACGGATTAACAATCGGAAAAGGAGATATCACACCTGATGAGCTATCTGCTGTTATCAAGAAACGAATCGAGCGCACACTGATTCGAACT GAAGGAGGTTCATACCAGCAGCGCATCTTGACTGAGTATCTCAAAGGAATCGAGTCGAGGGcatatgaaattatgaaattaCTGCAGGGTTAA
- the LOC104713580 gene encoding uncharacterized protein LOC104713580 isoform X2: MIDALRDANPREVEKLVLENILAFDEGFWIRLAARSDTCKSDDDKKDYEELATTVMTIVDCVVNKTREKIETSTDILKGILRPAIDGVEEISWPPRDPEAINLMEKEIIQREKEGQLDEGFLSEVSAQLRQAKEDRDKPGLLAMLQKVLQLYSATILSKRSYAKKGNEVVKAEHFLETLIKAPEEQWNKLFVDGLTIGKGDITPDELSAVIKKRIERTLIRTEGGSYQQRILTEYLKGIESRAYEIMKLLQG; encoded by the exons ATGATTGATGCTCTTAGAGATGCAAACCCTAGAGAA GTTgagaagcttgttcttgaaaatatacTTGCTTTTGATGAGGGTTTTTGGATAAGACTTGCGGCTAGGTCTGATACATGCAAATCAGATGATGACAAG AAGGACTATGAGGAGTTAGCTACAACTGTGATGACTATAGTTGACTGCGTTGTGAATAAGACTCgg GAAAAGATAGAAACGTCTACTGATATTCTGAAAGGGATTCTAAGACCTGCTATAGATGGAGTGGAAGAGATTTCATGGCCTCCTAGAGACCCTGAAGCCATCAATCTAATGGAAAag GAAATAATACAAAGGGAAAAAGAAGGGCAATTAGATGAAGGATTTCTTTCAGAAGTTAGTGCTCAACTCCGGCAG GCAAAAGAAGATAGAGACAAACCAGGGCTATTAGCTATGCTGCAAAAAGTTCTTCAACTCTATTCTGCCACCATTCTCTCCAAGCGTAGCTATGCAAAGAAAG GGAACGAAGTTGTAAAAGCCGAGCATTTTCTCGAAACTCTGATAAAAG CTCCTGAGGAACAATGGAACAAGCTTTTCGTAGACGGATTAACAATCGGAAAAGGAGATATCACACCTGATGAGCTATCTGCTGTTATCAAGAAACGAATCGAGCGCACACTGATTCGAACT GAAGGAGGTTCATACCAGCAGCGCATCTTGACTGAGTATCTCAAAGGAATCGAGTCGAGGGcatatgaaattatgaaattaCTGCAGGGTTAA
- the LOC104713588 gene encoding coatomer subunit alpha-2 → MLTKFETKSNRVKGLSFHPQRPWILASLHSGVIQLWDYRMGTLIDRFDEHEGPVRGVHFHKSQPLFVSGGDDYKIKVWNYKTHRCLFTLLGHLDYIRTVQFHHENPWIVSASDDQTIRIWNWQSRTCISVLTGHNHYVMCASFHPKEDLVVSASLDQTVRVWDIGALKKKSASPADDLMRFSQMNSDLFGGVDAIVKYVLEGHDRGVNWASFHPTLPLIVSGADDRQVKLWRMNETKAWEVDTLRGHMNNVSSVMFHAKQDIIVSNSEDKSIRVWDATKRTGIQTFRREHDRFWILAVHPEINLLAAGHDNGMIVFKLERERPAFALSGDSLFYAKDRFLRYYEYSTQKDSQVIPIRRPGTPSLNQSPRTLSYSPTENAVLICSDLDGGSYELYIIPKDSVGRSDVVQDAKRGTGGSAVFIARNRFAVLEKSTGQVLVKNLKNEVVKKSSLPIPTDAIFYAGTWNLLCRSEDKVVIFDLQRRLVLGELQTPFVRYVVWSNDMESVALLSKHTIIIASKKLVLQCTLHETIRVKSGAWDDNSVFIYTTLNHIKYCLPNGDSGIIQTLDVPIYITKVSGNTIFCLDRDGKNRAITINATEYIFKLALLRKKYDHVMSMIKDSQLCGQAMIAYLQQKGFPEVALHFVEDERIRFNLALESGNISVAVASATEINEKDHWYRLGVEALRQGNSRIVEFAYQQTKNFERLSFLYLITGNLDKLSKLMKIAEVKNNVMGQFHNALYLGDVKERVKILENAGHLPLAYITASVHGLNDVAERLATELGDNVPSLPEGKTPSLLMPPTPIMCGGDWPLLRVMKGIFEGGLESANRGGAVDEEEDDVEGDWGEGLDMVDVDGIENRDIEALLDGEEAADEDDEEGGWGGLEDLELPPELDTPKASANARSSVFVTPTQGMPISQIWSQKSSLAAEQAAAGSFDTAMRLLHRQLGIKNFAPLKAMFLDLFSGSHSYLRAFSSSPVVPLAIERGWSESSSPNVRGPPALVFEFSQLEEKLKSGYKATTAGKLTEALRVFLSILQTIPLVVVESRREVDEVKELVIIVKEYVLGLQMELKRREIKDDPVRQQELAAYFTHCKLQTPHLRLAYFSAMTVCYKSRNMATAAHFARGLLDTNPTIESQARTARQVLQAAERNMTDATTLNYDYRNPFVICGSTYVPIYGGHKDVSCPYCTARFVPSQEGNICTVCDLSVIGADASGLLCSASQVR, encoded by the exons ATGCTGACCAAGTTCGAGACCAAGAGTAACCGAGTTAAGGGGCTGAGTTTCCACCCTCAACGACCATGGATTCTGGCCAGTTTGCACAGTGGTGTGATCCAGCTCTGGGATTATCGTATGGGCACTTTGATCGATAGATTTGACGAGCACGAAGGACCTGTTCGTGGTGTTCATTTCCACAAATCTCAGCCCTTATTCGTCTCTGGAG GGGATGATTACAAGATTAAAGTGTGGAACTACAAAACTCACAGGTGTCTTTTCACGCTTCTCGGGCATCTTGATTATATCCGCACTGTTCAATTTCACCACGAGAACCCGTGGATTGTGAGTGCTAGTGATGATCAGACTATCCGCATATGGAACTGGCAGTCACGGACTTGTATTTCCGTGTTGACTGGCCACAATCATTATGTTATGTGTGCCTCTTTCCATCCTAAGGAAGACCTTGTTGTCTCAGCATCACTGGATCAGACTGTCCGTGTTTGGGACATTGGTGCTCTTAAGAAGAAGTCTGCTTCTCCTGCTGACGACCTCATGCGATTTAGTCAGATGAATTCTGATCTTTTTGGTGGGGTTGACGCTATAGTCAAGTACGTCCTTGAAGGTCATGACAGAGGAGTCAACTGGGCTTCTTTCCATCCTACCCTTCCTCTCATTGTCTCTGGTGCTGATGACCGCCAAGTAAAGCTGTGGCGTATGAATG AAACCAAAGCTTGGGAGGTGGATACATTGCGAGGTCATATGAATAACGTTTCATCCGTTATGTTCCATGCAAAACAGGACATCATTGTATCAAACTCTGAGGATAAAAGCATCCGTGTCTGGGATGCTACCAAGCGAACTGGAATCCAAACCTTTCGCCGTGAACATGATCGATTCTGGATTCTTGCAGTTCACCCTGAGATTAATTTGCTGGCAGCGGGACATGACAACGGTATGATTGTCTTCAAACTTGAGAGAGAACGTCCTGCATTTGCTTTGAGTGGTGATTCTTTATTCTATGCCAAGGATAGATTTTTGCGGTACTATGAGTATTCAACTCAAAAAGATTCCCAAGTTATTCCTATACGGCGTCCTGGTACCCCAAGCTTGAATCAAAGTCCTAGGACTTTATCCTACAGTCCGACAGAAAATGCAGTCCTAATCTGCTCAGATCTGGATGGTGGTTCGTACGAGTTGTACATCATACCGAAAGATAGCGTTGGGAGGAGTGACGTTGTGCAAGATGCCAAGAGGGGGACAGGGGGTTCTGCGGTGTTCATTGCTCGCAATCGGTTTGCTGTTCTTGAGAAAAGCACCGGCCAGGTGCTAGTGAAGAATCTAAAGAATGAGGTGGTTAAAAAGAGTTCTTTGCCTATTCCCACAGATGCTATCTTTTATGCTGGGACTTGGAATTTGCTTTGTAGATCGGAGGATAAAGTGGTTATATTTGACCTTCAACGAAGGCTTGTTCTCGGTGAGCTTCAGACACCTTTTGTTAGGTACGTTGTTTGGTCTAACGATATGGAGAGTGTTGCTTTGCTCAGTAAGCATACTATCATTATTGCAAGCAAGAAGCTTGTCCTCCAGTGCACGCTTCATGAGACAATACGTGTGAAAAGTGGAGCCTGGGACGACAATAGTGTCTTCATTTACACAACTCTGAACCACATCAAGTACTGTCTTCCTAATGGAGATAGTGGAATCATCCAAACCCTAGATGTCCCAATCTATATCACCAAGGTTTCTGGAAATACAATCTTTTGCTTGGACCGGGATGGGAAAAACAGGGCTATCACCATTAATGCAACTGAGTACATTTTCAAGCTTGCATTGCTGAGAAAGAAATATGATCACGTCATGAGCATGATAAAGGACTCCCAGCTATGTGGACAGGCCATGATTGCTTATCTTCAGCAGAAAGGATTTCCTGAAGTTGCCCTCCACTTTGTTGAAGACGAGAGGATTCGATTCAATTTGGCTCTTGAAAGTGGAAACATCAGTGTTGCTGTTGCATCCGCTACAGAGATTAATGAGAAAGACCACTGGTATAGACTCGGAGTGGAGGCTCTTCGTCAAGGAAACTCTAGAATTGTTGAGTTTGCCTACCAGCAAACAAAGAACTTTGAGAGGTTATCTTTTCTTTATCTCATTACTGGCAATTTAGACAAGCTATCAAAGTTAATGAAGATTGCTGAGGTGAAGAACAATGTAATGGGTCAGTTTCACAATGCTCTCTACCTAGGAGATGTTAAAGAGCGTGTTAAGATACTCGAGAATGCGGGTCATTTGCCTCTAGCCTATATCACAGCTTcggttcatggtttaaatgatgttGCTGAGCGACTGGCAACTGAGCTAGGAGACAACGTGCCCTCTTTGCCTGAAGGGAAAACTCCGTCGCTTCTAATGCCTCCAACTCCCATCATGTGTGGTGGTGATTGGCCTCTTCTGAGGGTGATGAAAGGAATATTTGAAGGAGGGCTTGAGAGTGCAAACAGAGGAGGGgctgttgatgaagaagaagatgatgttgaaGGAGATTGGGGTGAGGGACTTGACATGGTCGATGTTGATGGAATTGAAAACAGAGACATCGAAGCCTTATTGGATGGTGAAGAAGCAGCGGACGAAGACGACGAGGAAGGTGGATGGGGGGGACTTGAAGACTTGGAGCTCCCACCAGAGCTTGACACTCCTAAAGCCTCTGCTAACGCTCGTTCATCGGTTTTTGTGACACCTACTCAAGGTATGCCGATAAGTCAGATTTGGAGCCAGAAATCGTCCCTTGCTGCTGAGCAGGCTGCAGCAGGAAGCTTCGACACTGCAATGCGTTTGCTCCACAGGCAGCTTGGCATTAAGAACTTTGCGCCTTTGAAAGCCATGTTTCTTGATCTTTTCAGTGGGAGCCATAGCTATCTCCGTGccttttcttcatctcctgTGGTTCCTCTTGCGATTGAGCGTGGATGGAGCGAGTCCTCCAGTCCTAACGTCCGTGGCCCGCCAGCTCTTGTTTTTGAATTCTCTCAGCTAGAAGAGAAGCTCAAATCCGGTTACAAAGCCACAACAGCTGGGAAATTAACTGAGGCTCTCCGTGTCTTCCTCTCTATTCTCCAAACCATCCCATTGGTGGTAGTCGAGTCAAGAAGAGAAGTCGACGAAGTTAAGGAACTGGTCATCATTGTAAAAGAATATGTCCTAGGTCTTCAAATGGAGCTCAAGAGGAGAGAGATAAAAGATGATCCGGTGAGGCAGCAAGAGCTCGCTGCTTACTTCACTCACTGTAAACTCCAAACGCCTCACCTACGGCTTGCGTACTTTAGTGCAATGACCGTCTGCTACAAGTCAAGGAACATGGCTACTGCTGCTCACTTTGCCAGAGGATTGTTGGATACAAACCCAACTATTGAGAGCCAGGCAAGGACGGCTAGACAAGTTTTGCAAGCCGCAGAACGCAACATGACAGATGCAACCACGCTTAACTACGACTATAGAAACCCTTTTGTGATATGCGGGTCGACTTATGTGCCAATCTACGGAGGGCACAAAGACGTTTCATGTCCTTACTGCACTGCCCGGTTTGTACCAAGCCAGGAAGGTAACATCTGCACGGTTTGTGATCTCTCAGTCATTGGCGCAGACGCATCTGGTTTGCTATGCTCGGCTTCTCAAGTTCGGTGA
- the LOC104713586 gene encoding uncharacterized protein LOC104713586 isoform X3: MKLISILEVNLICSRSKMVLKDGQVSQQNLSSHLRVSSQPREKVVLFSHCQTVAGLGLHASTTAANLSKEKVNCDICQHIK; the protein is encoded by the exons ATGAAACTCATCTCCATCCTAGAGGTAAATTTGATCTG CAGTAGATCCAAGATGGTTTTGAAGGATGGACAAGTTTCACAACAAAATTTGTCTTCTCATTTGCGAGTTTCAAGCCAACCACGGGAGAAGGTGGTATTATTTTCACATTGCCAAACAGTTGCAG GTTTAGGGCTGCATGCTTCTACTACTGCTGCCAATTTATCTAAAGAGAAGGTCAATTGCGAT ATCTGTCaacatataaaatag
- the LOC104713586 gene encoding uncharacterized protein LOC104713586 isoform X2 gives MKLISILEVNLICRSKMVLKDGQVSQQNLSSHLRVSSQPREKVVLFSHCQTVAGLGLHASTTAANLSKEKVNCDVSLSFFSLAIVCCVVSEGFQYHLLLWPACVPNKQNQIRKSVNWCSCAFFPIGSETVCDGADLGFLYNGHEKRFFLLFSIV, from the exons ATGAAACTCATCTCCATCCTAGAGGTAAATTTGATCTG TAGATCCAAGATGGTTTTGAAGGATGGACAAGTTTCACAACAAAATTTGTCTTCTCATTTGCGAGTTTCAAGCCAACCACGGGAGAAGGTGGTATTATTTTCACATTGCCAAACAGTTGCAG GTTTAGGGCTGCATGCTTCTACTACTGCTGCCAATTTATCTAAAGAGAAGGTCAATTGCGATGTAAGTTTATCTTTCTTCTCACTTGCGATAGTATGTTGTGTCGTTAGTGAGGGCTTTCAATATCATCTATTGCTATGGCCAGCATGTGTTCCAAATAAACAGAATCAAATCAGGAAATCTGTTAATTGGTGCTCATGTG CATTTTTCCCAATAGGGAGTGAGACCGTATGTGATGGGGCAGATCTTGGTTTTCTATATAATGGCCATGagaaacgtttttttttgttgttttcaatcGTATGA
- the LOC104713586 gene encoding uncharacterized protein LOC104713586 isoform X1 — translation MKLISILEVNLICSRSKMVLKDGQVSQQNLSSHLRVSSQPREKVVLFSHCQTVAGLGLHASTTAANLSKEKVNCDVSLSFFSLAIVCCVVSEGFQYHLLLWPACVPNKQNQIRKSVNWCSCAFFPIGSETVCDGADLGFLYNGHEKRFFLLFSIV, via the exons ATGAAACTCATCTCCATCCTAGAGGTAAATTTGATCTG CAGTAGATCCAAGATGGTTTTGAAGGATGGACAAGTTTCACAACAAAATTTGTCTTCTCATTTGCGAGTTTCAAGCCAACCACGGGAGAAGGTGGTATTATTTTCACATTGCCAAACAGTTGCAG GTTTAGGGCTGCATGCTTCTACTACTGCTGCCAATTTATCTAAAGAGAAGGTCAATTGCGATGTAAGTTTATCTTTCTTCTCACTTGCGATAGTATGTTGTGTCGTTAGTGAGGGCTTTCAATATCATCTATTGCTATGGCCAGCATGTGTTCCAAATAAACAGAATCAAATCAGGAAATCTGTTAATTGGTGCTCATGTG CATTTTTCCCAATAGGGAGTGAGACCGTATGTGATGGGGCAGATCTTGGTTTTCTATATAATGGCCATGagaaacgtttttttttgttgttttcaatcGTATGA
- the LOC104713586 gene encoding uncharacterized protein LOC104713586 isoform X4: protein MKLISILEVNLICSRSKMVLKDGQVSQQNLSSHLRVSSQPREKVVLFSHCQTVAGLGLHASTTAANLSKEKVNCDHFSQ, encoded by the exons ATGAAACTCATCTCCATCCTAGAGGTAAATTTGATCTG CAGTAGATCCAAGATGGTTTTGAAGGATGGACAAGTTTCACAACAAAATTTGTCTTCTCATTTGCGAGTTTCAAGCCAACCACGGGAGAAGGTGGTATTATTTTCACATTGCCAAACAGTTGCAG GTTTAGGGCTGCATGCTTCTACTACTGCTGCCAATTTATCTAAAGAGAAGGTCAATTGCGAT CATTTTTCCCAATAG